TACACCGATGAGAAGGTCAACTATCTCGGGGAAAAAATGCTCGCAGCCGACCGCGCGGAGATCCCCACCATCGTCAACAGCAAGGGGCGCGACATTCCCATCACCTACCGCATGCTCAACGCCAACGGGTGGCGGGTCTATGACGTGGTGATCGAAGGGGTGAGTCTGGTGCAGAACTACCGAAACCAGTTTTCCCAGATCCTGATGAAAGAGTCGCCTGACAAACTCATAGATATGCTTGGAAAAAAATCATAAATCTTAAACGTCTTGGATGCGGCCCAGCACCGTACGCCAGACACACACGCCACAGGAATACCATGAACCGCTCCCCCTTCCTCCGGATATTGCTTGTGTGCGCACTGTTCTCCGCCCTTGCCCTGGCGACGGGATGCAACGGAAAAAAGAGCCAGGCGGCCAGAGACTTCGCCCCTCCGGCGGAATCAAGCGCCCAGGCCGAACAGGCCGCCGCTCCCGCGACGGACGCTCCGGATGAAGATGCGGAGGATCTGGCCTCCACACCCGTCAACGACCCCTTGTTGGGCTGGAACCGCTTCTGGTTCACCTTCAACGACTATTTCTATACCGGCATCCGTCCCGTGGTGCAGGGATACCGGTATGTGGTGCCTGAGTTCGCCCGTACGGGAATGAAAAACGTCTACGACAACTTCACCTTTCCCATACGCTTCCTCAATGCCCTGCTCCAGCTCAACATGACCAAGGCCGCCCGCGAGTTCGGACGGTTCATGATCAACTCCACCTTCGGCGTGGGCGGCTTCTTCGACCTAGCCAAGTCCGACCCCAACCTCCAGCCCGGCGACGAGGATTTCGGACAGACCCTGGGCTACTACGGCATGGGCGAAGGCTTCTACATCGTGTGGCCCTTCCTGGGGCCCTCCAGCGCCCGGGACTCCGTGGGACTGGTGGGCGACGTCGCGGCCAACCCCCTGACCTGGATCTTCGGCCTTTGGGATTACAAGGGACAGGATCAGACCTGGTATCTGAGCTATGTCATAAGCGCCGGCAACCGTTTCAACCGTCTGCCGGAGTATCTCGACGACTACGATTCCATGAAGAAGTCCGCTCTGGAGCCCTACGTCTCCATGCGTGATTTCTACATCCAGTACCGTCGAGGACGCATCGCCCAGTAATCTCGGCGGGGCTCTCACCCCGTTCGCGGTCACCGTACATGCCCAACACGTCCACCGGCCCTTTCACGCCGCCTCCCGGCTGCGTACCGGGGCGTCCACCCAGCCGGGTGGACGCCCCGGCCGTTTCCCGCCTGACCACCGATGCCCTGAAGGGCGTTGCCATACTGGGCGTGCTCCTGTCCCACTACGTCTATCACGAGATAGGCAACCAGCCCATGCTGGTGTCCGCCCTCAACGGTTACCTGGGGCTGTTTTTCGTCATCAGCGGCCTGGGCATCGAGGCCAGCCTTGAGCGGCGTCTGGCCCAGGGCGTGACGTTCCCGGCCGTAGGCCGCTTCTACCTTGAACGGGCCCTGCGCATTTATCCCGCCTATTATCTGGGTCTGTGGACCATGGTGGCCATCTCCGGCAAACCTTACGGTCTGGCCGCCTATACGGGGTACATTTCCCCCTACTGGTTCATTACCAGCATCCTGCACTGCTACGCGGCCGCCCCGCTCTTCCACTCCATGCTCGGCCGCCTCGGGCCAGGGCGTTTCACCGCCCTGGTCACCCTGGCCGCCCTCGGCCTCAATCTGGTCTATCAGGTGTGGCTGCCGCCCTTAGACGAACCCTGGCTGTCGCTTGTCGTCTACAAGAACATTCTCCTGGGCCATCTGCTCTTTTTCGCCTGGGGCATGGCCATGTACCGGACCAGAAAAACGGCTGTCGACGCTCCCCAAAACACCCTCTCCAGTGCTTCCGGACTGAGGGGCTGGGTTGCGTTCGTCCTGTGCCTGCCCTTTGCCGGGTTGCTCGCCTCAACGACGCTGTCCCCGCTTGTCAAGGCGGTCAGCGCCGTACTCTATTATCTCATGCTGCTGGCCACGGCCCGGGCGGCCTTCGAAGGCCGCCTGCCCCTGCCGACAAAACGTCTTCTGTGCGCCATCGGCCGGGCCACGCTGCTCATCTATCTCTTCGAACCCTATTACTATTTTTTCGTCGGGGCCCGCATCCTGACCCCCGGAGCCCTGTCCACCCCCTTCCTCTATGCCCTGACCCTGAGCGTCTTCATCCTGCTGTGCATCGTGGCGCAGCCCGCCTTCGATCTCCTGGCCCGGCTGCCCTTCCGTCTGCGGCCCCGGTCCTGAACGCCGCCAGCCCCCTGCCTCCCTGAAGGCAAGCCCACCCGGCGTCTTGGCGGTCGGCCACACCTTGCCTCGGATTCACCCGGCAAGGGCGGAAGGGCGAGTCCGGAACCTGGCACGGCGAAGGGCCGGGCGCAAAAAAGCCCCCCATCCGCATGACGGACGGGGGGCTTCGGATTCAGTCCAGGCTGTGGGCCTCGGGAGACTACTTGTTCAGGCGCACTTCCTGGGGAAACAGGGGCAGGTAGCGGTAGGCCAGGCTCATGATGATGCCGCCGTAGGCCAGGATCATGCATGTGGTGGCCCACTCCGCCCAATTGGGGGCGTAGGTCATCCAGGAATCAAAGGGCATGACCGGGAAGGCGATGGTCTGCACCGTGAACACGTAGCGGTTGATGATAATGCCCAGGCAGTTGAGGATGCAGGCCCAGTACATGAACGCCGGGCGACGGCGCAGGGCGGGCACCAGCAAAAAGATCACCGGGACCAGGATGCACACCACCAGTTCCAGGAACATGAGCCACTTGCCGTAGATCATGCCATAGAACATCTGGTCGAAGGTCAGCCCGGCCTTGGGCAGAAGGTTGGTGATCCAGGCCCAGGTGTCCAGATACTTCATGACCATGTAGATCAGGAGCATGGTGCCGCCGATCTTGGCCATGAGCGATTTGACACGGTAGGTGGTCAACTGGCGTCCGGTCATCTTCTCCATGAGGGCGCACACCAAAACCGTCATGCACGGTCCCGAGGCGATGGCCGAGAGCACGAAGAGGAAGAACGTCCAGGGCCAGATGAAAAAGCCCTCGCGGAAGGCATAGGGGCGGGCGAAGAGCACGCCGTACATGCCGCCCAGCGATCCCTGGTGGAAGGTGGACAGGAAGGCGCCCAGGCCCGCGAAAAGGGGCATGACCACATGGAAGTTGTGGGCGATGTGGTGCAGAAGCGGGATCTTGTTGAGCTGCTTCTGCTCAAATATCAGCGGCACCACCTCGATGATGAGCACGGTCAGGTAGCAGGTGATGCAGAAGATCACTTCGGTGAGCATGGAATGGACATTGGGATGCCAGTAGCCGAACCATGCCCGCACCGGCTGGCCGATGTCCATGGTCAGGATGAGCATGGCCCCGGAATAACAGATAAACCCGATAATGACGGCCAGATTGATGATGTCTTTGAGCTCGTCGATCCGGATGATGTAGCGCAAAAGGCCGGTGAAAAAGGCCCCGGCGCCCAGGGCGATCACCGCCAGGTCAAAGGTGATCCACAGCCCGAACCCGAAATAGTTGTCCATTCCGGTGACGCCGATGCCGAAGATGAAGATGAACAGGGCGGCCACGACGCCGAAGGCCAGAACAGCCGCCAGGATCGTAAGCCAGCCCAGGAATTTCCCCAAGCCGCACCGGCTGACCCCTTCGGGATACCAGTTTTTTTCCGCTTCAATGAAGGACATCGTATCCCCCTCCTACGCCTTTTCGTTTGGGAGGTAATTATCGCCTTGACGCCGCACCCAGTCGCGCTTGGTCATGTAGTAGACCTGCGGATCGGTGCCAAGCCGCTCGAGAAGCCGAAAGGCATACTTGCTTCTGGAGAGTTCGTACACCTTGTGCTTGGGATTTTTCAGGTCGCCAAACGCCATGGCGCCGGTGGGGCACACCTCGACGCAGGCAGGCTTGTATGCGCCGTCCGGAAGGTTGTTCGGATCCTTTCCGGCGATACGGGCGGCATCCTTGGCCTGATTCCAGCGGTGGTGACAGAAGTGGCACTTCTCCACCACGCCGCGCGGCCGGGTCGAGGTGAACGGGGTGATGGTTTTCTCCATGCCCTCGGGCCAAACCGGATCAAACCACCCAAAGTAACGGGAGTGGTAGGGGCAGGCGGCCATGCAGTACCGGCAGCCGATACACCTGGGGTAGATCTGGCTGACGATGCCGCCGTCTTCGTTTTTGTCCGTGGCCACAACGGGGCACACGGGCACGCACGAGGGGTTTCCGCACTGCATGCAGGGCCGGGGCAGAAACGCCACCTCGGCCTGGGGAAACTCCTTGCCGTTTTTGAGTTCGTAGACATTCATCCAGGTCAGCGTCCGAAGCTTGTTGGACGCGTCCTGCTCGGGGGCGATATTGTTCTCGGTCTGGCATGCGACCATGCACGCGCCACAGCCCGTGCATTTGTCGATGTCGATGACCAGACCCCACTTGGTCGCGAATTCCTGATGCGCTGCGCTCATGTCGGCTTCCCTTTGGCTTGGTTTTAGGCGATTTTCACTTCGGAGCCAGCCCAAACGGTCATGCCCGTGCCATCTTCGGCGGAGGCGGCCATGATCTTCAGGAAGTTATCGCCCTTGCCCTTGGAGAACG
Above is a genomic segment from Desulfolutivibrio sulfodismutans DSM 3696 containing:
- a CDS encoding MlaA family lipoprotein, coding for MNRSPFLRILLVCALFSALALATGCNGKKSQAARDFAPPAESSAQAEQAAAPATDAPDEDAEDLASTPVNDPLLGWNRFWFTFNDYFYTGIRPVVQGYRYVVPEFARTGMKNVYDNFTFPIRFLNALLQLNMTKAAREFGRFMINSTFGVGGFFDLAKSDPNLQPGDEDFGQTLGYYGMGEGFYIVWPFLGPSSARDSVGLVGDVAANPLTWIFGLWDYKGQDQTWYLSYVISAGNRFNRLPEYLDDYDSMKKSALEPYVSMRDFYIQYRRGRIAQ
- a CDS encoding acyltransferase family protein codes for the protein MPNTSTGPFTPPPGCVPGRPPSRVDAPAVSRLTTDALKGVAILGVLLSHYVYHEIGNQPMLVSALNGYLGLFFVISGLGIEASLERRLAQGVTFPAVGRFYLERALRIYPAYYLGLWTMVAISGKPYGLAAYTGYISPYWFITSILHCYAAAPLFHSMLGRLGPGRFTALVTLAALGLNLVYQVWLPPLDEPWLSLVVYKNILLGHLLFFAWGMAMYRTRKTAVDAPQNTLSSASGLRGWVAFVLCLPFAGLLASTTLSPLVKAVSAVLYYLMLLATARAAFEGRLPLPTKRLLCAIGRATLLIYLFEPYYYFFVGARILTPGALSTPFLYALTLSVFILLCIVAQPAFDLLARLPFRLRPRS
- the qrcD gene encoding menaquinone reductase integral membrane subunit QrcD, which gives rise to MSFIEAEKNWYPEGVSRCGLGKFLGWLTILAAVLAFGVVAALFIFIFGIGVTGMDNYFGFGLWITFDLAVIALGAGAFFTGLLRYIIRIDELKDIINLAVIIGFICYSGAMLILTMDIGQPVRAWFGYWHPNVHSMLTEVIFCITCYLTVLIIEVVPLIFEQKQLNKIPLLHHIAHNFHVVMPLFAGLGAFLSTFHQGSLGGMYGVLFARPYAFREGFFIWPWTFFLFVLSAIASGPCMTVLVCALMEKMTGRQLTTYRVKSLMAKIGGTMLLIYMVMKYLDTWAWITNLLPKAGLTFDQMFYGMIYGKWLMFLELVVCILVPVIFLLVPALRRRPAFMYWACILNCLGIIINRYVFTVQTIAFPVMPFDSWMTYAPNWAEWATTCMILAYGGIIMSLAYRYLPLFPQEVRLNK
- the qrcC gene encoding menaquinone reductase iron-sulfur cluster-binding subunit QrcC, with the translated sequence MSAAHQEFATKWGLVIDIDKCTGCGACMVACQTENNIAPEQDASNKLRTLTWMNVYELKNGKEFPQAEVAFLPRPCMQCGNPSCVPVCPVVATDKNEDGGIVSQIYPRCIGCRYCMAACPYHSRYFGWFDPVWPEGMEKTITPFTSTRPRGVVEKCHFCHHRWNQAKDAARIAGKDPNNLPDGAYKPACVEVCPTGAMAFGDLKNPKHKVYELSRSKYAFRLLERLGTDPQVYYMTKRDWVRRQGDNYLPNEKA